A stretch of the SAR86 cluster bacterium genome encodes the following:
- a CDS encoding TIGR00730 family Rossman fold protein, whose product MKSICIFAGSAKGVRESYSKRAKDLGLEIANREFSMVYGGGSKGLMGIVADAALEGGATVTGVITERLHDVEVGHKNLTSLEIVPSMHDRKARMAELSDAIISLPGGVGTWEEFFEALAWNQLGIYSKPIILFDVEGYYSKLFEFTQFSVEEGFLPETTQEELFVSDSLNEIFNFINSFEERNTDDWFKRLGR is encoded by the coding sequence ATGAAAAGTATCTGTATTTTTGCGGGTTCTGCAAAAGGAGTTAGGGAATCCTATTCTAAGAGAGCGAAAGATCTAGGTCTAGAAATAGCTAATCGAGAATTTTCTATGGTTTATGGTGGAGGAAGCAAAGGATTGATGGGAATTGTTGCTGATGCAGCTTTAGAAGGAGGTGCAACAGTCACAGGAGTAATAACTGAAAGACTACATGACGTAGAAGTGGGCCACAAAAATCTCACCTCTCTTGAAATTGTTCCATCAATGCATGATAGAAAAGCCAGAATGGCTGAGCTTTCGGATGCAATCATTTCTTTGCCTGGAGGAGTGGGCACATGGGAAGAATTTTTTGAGGCCTTAGCTTGGAATCAATTGGGCATTTATTCAAAACCAATAATTCTTTTCGATGTTGAAGGATATTATTCAAAGCTATTTGAATTCACCCAGTTCTCTGTTGAAGAAGGTTTCTTACCTGAAACTACACAAGAAGAGTTATTCGTATCAGATTCATTGAACGAAATATTTAACTTTATAAATTCTTTTGAAGAAAGAAATACTGATGATTGGTTTAAAAGACTAGGTAGATAA
- a CDS encoding SDR family oxidoreductase, producing the protein MFKEDLLKGKRILVTGGGSGLGKEMSRYFLKYGAEVLICGRRVGVLEDTAKELMDENGGSVKCYGLDIRGAQDVDNTINDIFEEGPIHGLVNNAAGNFISRTQDLSHRGFDAIASIVFHGTFYVTHSVGRRWLELGMGGNIISILATWVWTGSAFTVPSAMSKSGIHAMTQSLATEWGKTGIRINAIAPGPFPTEGAWARLSPGQSPEEASSDSSGSYSQNPMGRVGEMEELGNLATFLMSDGCNYLNGQTIAIDGAEYLTGGTFYRALASMKDEDWEAIRDSIKKTNEKDKAKRSV; encoded by the coding sequence ATGTTTAAAGAAGACTTACTAAAGGGAAAGAGAATATTGGTTACTGGGGGTGGTTCTGGATTGGGTAAGGAAATGTCTAGATATTTCTTAAAATACGGTGCCGAAGTTCTTATATGCGGAAGAAGAGTAGGAGTATTAGAAGACACTGCAAAAGAATTAATGGATGAAAATGGTGGTAGTGTTAAGTGTTACGGTTTAGATATTAGGGGAGCTCAGGATGTAGATAACACTATAAATGATATTTTTGAAGAAGGACCAATTCATGGATTGGTAAATAATGCTGCAGGGAATTTTATTTCAAGAACACAAGACCTTTCACATAGAGGTTTTGATGCTATAGCTAGTATTGTATTTCACGGGACTTTCTATGTTACTCACTCAGTAGGAAGAAGGTGGCTTGAACTGGGTATGGGCGGAAATATCATTTCTATACTTGCAACATGGGTTTGGACCGGTTCAGCCTTTACAGTTCCATCAGCAATGTCAAAAAGTGGTATCCATGCAATGACTCAATCATTAGCTACTGAATGGGGGAAGACAGGAATAAGAATAAATGCGATCGCTCCTGGTCCATTTCCGACTGAAGGAGCTTGGGCAAGACTTTCTCCAGGTCAAAGTCCTGAGGAAGCTTCATCTGATTCAAGTGGAAGTTATAGTCAAAATCCGATGGGGAGAGTCGGTGAGATGGAAGAATTAGGGAACCTTGCTACCTTTTTGATGTCTGATGGTTGTAACTACCTCAACGGACAAACAATTGCTATAGATGGAGCAGAATATTTGACTGGAGGAACCTTTTATAGAGCTTTGGCATCTATGAAAGATGAAGATTGGGAAGCAATAAGAGATAGTATTAAAAAAACTAATGAGAAAGATAAGGCTAAAAGGTCTGTCTAA
- a CDS encoding coniferyl aldehyde dehydrogenase: protein MSTETINEMHRVLELQKSLNIKEGAPEINLRKDRLDRVIAMVNKYDKQIIETVNQDFGNRDSMMSAVTEVASVVGPMEHAKKNLKKWMRTEKRKAAIAPLGSALSLLGAKAEVRYQPKGVVGAISPWNFPMNLALAPLAGIIAAGNRVMHKPSELTPATSDLLKLMVEEYFDEAEMAVFVGDAEVGAAFSGLAFDHLIFTGGTSIAKHVMKAASENLVPLTLELGGKSPVVVGKDAKIKDTAQRVMQGKTMNAGQICLAPDYALVPEGKVDEFVKASVEVTSEMFPEMKDNDDFTSIINQRHYDRIQGYLDDAKEKGADIVEINPSNEDFSQQPHHKIPPTLVLNPSEDMKIMQEEIFGPVLPIKTYNDVSEPVEYINSKDRPLGLYYFGNDDTEKDYVLDNTTSGGVTVNDVISHIQMEDLPFGGVGPSGMGSYHGYDGFKEFSHAKAVYKQTKFNLMKLAGLVPPYKKKEEKTKTA, encoded by the coding sequence ATGAGTACTGAAACAATCAACGAAATGCATCGTGTTTTGGAGTTGCAAAAAAGCTTAAATATTAAAGAGGGTGCACCAGAAATAAACTTAAGAAAAGATCGTCTTGATAGAGTCATTGCTATGGTTAATAAATATGACAAACAGATTATAGAAACTGTTAATCAAGATTTTGGTAATAGAGATTCTATGATGTCAGCAGTTACAGAAGTTGCTTCAGTTGTTGGTCCCATGGAGCATGCCAAAAAGAACTTAAAGAAATGGATGCGCACAGAAAAAAGAAAAGCTGCAATTGCTCCTTTGGGATCTGCACTTTCTTTGTTAGGCGCTAAAGCTGAAGTTAGATATCAGCCCAAAGGTGTCGTTGGGGCTATCAGTCCCTGGAATTTCCCAATGAATCTTGCTCTTGCTCCACTTGCAGGAATTATTGCTGCTGGTAATCGAGTCATGCATAAACCTTCAGAATTAACACCTGCTACTTCAGATCTTCTAAAATTGATGGTTGAAGAGTACTTTGATGAAGCTGAAATGGCAGTATTTGTGGGAGATGCTGAAGTAGGAGCGGCGTTTAGTGGTCTAGCTTTTGATCATTTGATCTTTACCGGAGGGACGTCCATAGCAAAACATGTTATGAAGGCCGCCTCTGAAAATTTAGTACCTCTAACATTAGAGCTAGGAGGAAAGTCGCCAGTAGTTGTAGGTAAAGATGCAAAAATTAAAGATACAGCACAAAGAGTCATGCAAGGTAAGACAATGAATGCAGGGCAAATATGCTTAGCTCCAGATTACGCATTAGTACCAGAAGGAAAAGTAGATGAATTTGTCAAAGCTAGTGTAGAAGTTACTTCGGAGATGTTCCCTGAAATGAAAGATAATGATGACTTTACATCTATAATAAATCAACGTCATTACGACAGGATTCAAGGATATTTAGATGATGCTAAAGAAAAAGGAGCAGATATTGTTGAAATAAATCCTTCCAATGAAGATTTTTCTCAACAACCTCATCATAAAATCCCTCCAACTTTAGTTTTGAATCCCTCTGAGGATATGAAAATTATGCAAGAAGAGATATTTGGTCCTGTACTGCCTATCAAAACTTATAATGATGTATCAGAACCTGTGGAATATATTAATAGTAAAGATAGACCATTAGGTTTGTACTATTTCGGAAACGATGATACTGAAAAAGATTATGTCTTAGATAATACAACTTCTGGAGGGGTTACAGTCAATGATGTTATTTCTCACATTCAAATGGAAGATCTTCCATTTGGTGGAGTTGGTCCGAGCGGTATGGGGTCTTATCATGGATATGATGGTTTCAAAGAATTTAGTCATGCTAAAGCTGTATATAAGCAAACTAAGTTTAATTTGATGAAATTAGCTGGACTAGTACCACCTTACAAAAAGAAGGAAGAAAAGACTAAAACGGCATAA
- the thpR gene encoding RNA 2',3'-cyclic phosphodiesterase, producing MARIFLALTPDKDLNDQIIELKKDLKNNVLSEADISWQKNSDHHLTLNFVGSMEPEQIEEMYQGLTEINFMNHLQIQITNVNFFPNEDSQLLVAVIKPTNQIHKLFERIDEVVTRIGFGSSLKTYRPHITLGRFKDKDRPQYSFEDLGEIQISSRVNKLDVYESEFDEGKTNYQLLKSFEF from the coding sequence ATGGCTAGAATATTCTTGGCACTTACGCCAGATAAAGACTTAAATGATCAGATAATTGAGCTTAAGAAAGATCTAAAAAACAATGTCTTAAGTGAAGCTGACATATCATGGCAAAAAAACAGCGATCATCATTTGACCCTCAATTTTGTGGGTTCTATGGAACCCGAACAGATTGAGGAGATGTATCAAGGTTTAACTGAAATAAACTTTATGAACCATCTACAAATTCAAATAACTAATGTAAATTTTTTTCCGAATGAGGATAGTCAATTATTAGTAGCGGTTATAAAACCTACAAATCAAATTCATAAGCTATTTGAGAGAATTGATGAGGTAGTAACAAGAATAGGGTTTGGTTCTTCACTTAAAACATATAGACCTCATATAACTTTAGGTAGATTCAAAGATAAAGATAGACCTCAATATTCCTTTGAAGATTTAGGTGAGATTCAAATTAGCTCGCGCGTAAACAAGCTCGATGTATATGAAAGCGAATTTGATGAAGGAAAAACAAATTATCAACTATTGAAAAGCTTTGAATTTTAG
- a CDS encoding MFS transporter, producing MSKVLEKLPKTIWILAAGLLCVGAGQSIVFITIPPIARDLGLNEIQIGSIFATSALAWMILSPIWGSLSDSIGRKKIVIVGLSGFAISLILFSFTISLGQSGLLTGTFLFILLVSARLLNGIFGSATRPSSGGWVADISSIEVRSRAFARLDSGFSMGRILGPAVAGLLLLISYTAPFFFFAMGAFIVIIFVSLQKTPPMIIQEKKVKKLTLFDARVWPFLIISAGFGISNAALVQTSSFFFQDVITPSSENYIALASIGFMLSALGVLNGQLVIADRLQTSPGSLVRLGVILNFFALLGYAYSSTLVEVYICLFFYGLGGGMLGPGISSSLSLSVGKEYQGIAGGFLGMVIPIGHVISPLISMPLYMLNPSLPYLLGAALMFLASIFIFFNKRHKWIRDKNYKEDRNLEVFENSQ from the coding sequence ATGAGTAAAGTGCTTGAAAAGCTGCCTAAAACTATTTGGATTCTTGCTGCAGGTTTGCTTTGCGTTGGAGCAGGACAATCTATAGTCTTTATTACTATTCCTCCAATTGCACGAGATCTTGGTTTAAATGAAATTCAAATAGGTTCAATTTTTGCCACTTCAGCATTAGCTTGGATGATTCTAAGTCCTATATGGGGATCATTAAGCGATTCTATTGGACGAAAAAAAATAGTTATCGTTGGTCTTTCAGGTTTTGCAATTTCTTTGATACTTTTTAGTTTTACAATCTCACTAGGACAAAGCGGCTTGTTGACAGGTACTTTTTTATTTATTTTGTTGGTTTCTGCGAGACTACTGAATGGTATCTTCGGGAGCGCAACCAGACCCTCATCTGGAGGATGGGTAGCTGATATAAGCTCTATTGAAGTAAGAAGTAGAGCATTTGCTAGACTTGATTCAGGATTTTCAATGGGTAGGATACTAGGTCCTGCGGTAGCAGGTTTACTTTTATTAATATCTTATACTGCTCCGTTCTTCTTTTTTGCTATGGGTGCGTTCATAGTAATTATTTTTGTTTCCTTACAAAAAACTCCCCCAATGATTATCCAAGAGAAAAAGGTCAAAAAGCTCACTTTGTTTGATGCCAGAGTCTGGCCCTTTTTAATTATATCAGCAGGATTTGGTATATCTAATGCTGCCTTAGTACAAACTTCTTCATTTTTTTTCCAAGACGTCATAACTCCCTCTTCAGAGAACTATATAGCTCTTGCTAGCATTGGTTTTATGCTTTCGGCATTAGGCGTATTAAATGGGCAATTGGTTATAGCAGATAGACTTCAAACCTCACCTGGATCTTTAGTAAGATTAGGTGTTATCCTTAATTTTTTTGCTCTTTTGGGGTATGCATATAGCTCTACATTAGTGGAAGTATATATTTGTCTATTTTTTTATGGTCTTGGAGGAGGCATGTTGGGACCGGGTATATCATCTTCTTTATCATTATCTGTAGGCAAAGAATATCAAGGAATAGCAGGAGGTTTTTTAGGAATGGTGATTCCAATTGGACACGTTATTTCTCCATTAATTTCTATGCCTCTTTATATGCTTAATCCATCTTTACCTTACCTTTTAGGTGCCGCATTAATGTTCTTAGCTAGCATCTTTATTTTTTTTAATAAACGCCACAAATGGATAAGAGATAAAAATTACAAGGAAGACAGAAATTTGGAAGTATTTGAAAACTCCCAATAA
- a CDS encoding beta-lactamase family protein produces the protein MEIQGRYDEKFESIVDCYKKQFELGLDIGSSLALTYEGEIVIDIWAGTRDKSQSLPWEENTIVNVFSSTKNATSLAAYVLADQGKLDFSTPVAEYWPEFAQNGKENILVSHIMSHSSGLPGWDEPVAGHDLYDPDKVAALFETQEPWWEPGSAVGYHAISVGNLMGEIIKRISGKTVGNFFREEIAEPLNIDFHIGLGDEHHQRVAEIHQAVETNPEDLFELEEGSVMQKVMTNGIITAPDANTSEWRRAEIPAAGGHGNGRSIAESMALMANGGAYKGKRIFSEDLIKFALEEQVRGNDLVLVEPLRWGIGFGLPIENVSWMGYLEEGACFWAGWGGSMSIADTNKHVSFGYTPCLMEEGALGADRSQNLVRSLSNLISEL, from the coding sequence ATGGAAATTCAAGGAAGATATGATGAAAAATTTGAATCAATTGTAGACTGTTATAAAAAACAATTTGAGCTTGGTCTTGATATAGGTTCATCTTTAGCACTTACCTATGAAGGTGAGATAGTCATTGATATATGGGCTGGTACTAGGGACAAATCTCAGTCGCTTCCATGGGAAGAGAATACTATCGTTAATGTTTTTTCCAGTACAAAAAATGCTACATCGCTTGCAGCTTATGTACTTGCTGATCAGGGAAAACTGGACTTCTCAACTCCGGTAGCAGAATATTGGCCAGAATTCGCTCAAAATGGAAAAGAGAATATTCTGGTGAGCCATATAATGAGCCATTCTTCAGGATTGCCAGGATGGGATGAGCCGGTTGCAGGACATGATCTTTATGACCCAGATAAAGTTGCTGCTTTATTTGAGACTCAAGAACCTTGGTGGGAACCTGGAAGTGCTGTTGGATATCATGCTATATCAGTAGGCAATCTAATGGGCGAAATTATAAAGAGAATTTCAGGAAAAACTGTTGGTAACTTCTTTAGGGAAGAGATAGCGGAACCTTTAAATATTGATTTTCATATTGGACTTGGAGATGAACATCACCAAAGGGTTGCAGAAATTCATCAAGCAGTTGAAACCAATCCAGAAGATTTATTTGAATTAGAAGAGGGCTCGGTAATGCAGAAAGTAATGACTAACGGAATTATTACTGCTCCTGATGCCAATACTTCAGAATGGCGTAGAGCAGAAATACCTGCAGCGGGAGGTCATGGTAACGGCAGGTCTATCGCTGAATCAATGGCTCTGATGGCTAACGGAGGCGCTTATAAAGGAAAAAGAATTTTTTCTGAAGACTTAATTAAATTCGCTCTAGAGGAGCAAGTGAGGGGAAATGATCTTGTACTTGTTGAGCCACTAAGATGGGGTATTGGTTTTGGCCTACCTATAGAAAATGTAAGTTGGATGGGATATCTTGAAGAAGGAGCCTGTTTTTGGGCAGGTTGGGGAGGCTCAATGTCTATTGCCGATACAAATAAGCATGTATCATTTGGTTATACCCCTTGTCTGATGGAAGAAGGCGCTTTAGGTGCCGATAGAAGTCAGAATTTAGTTCGTTCATTAAGCAACTTGATCTCTGAATTGTGA
- the waaC gene encoding lipopolysaccharide heptosyltransferase I → MHALPAITEAKDQIPNIIFDWVVDKNFSSVPNWHPAINKTIETNHRQWKVNPFSAQSRDEIKRVIKTINDEDYDLIIDMQNNLKSAFISLLCKKSVIGMDAKSSREFPAHLAYKKKASISKKLHAIERQKNLLSFALNYESDLSKHDYGIEKTNFLKSKIDLPSNYAICVQNASWPTKQWPIKYWKELITKLPQDLSLIFPSGNQMELQRAEEICNVSSKAMALDLLPLNEIAYLVDQASFAICSDTGLAHLSAITETPSLTLYGPTKTSLIGTYGINQNHLVANNSDMEDISVSEVLTELKELNLI, encoded by the coding sequence ATGCATGCCCTTCCTGCTATAACAGAAGCAAAAGATCAAATTCCTAATATAATTTTCGATTGGGTAGTAGATAAAAATTTTAGTTCAGTGCCTAACTGGCACCCTGCTATCAATAAAACTATTGAAACGAACCATCGTCAATGGAAAGTAAATCCCTTCTCTGCTCAATCTAGAGATGAAATAAAAAGAGTTATTAAGACCATTAATGATGAAGACTATGATCTTATAATAGATATGCAAAATAATCTCAAAAGTGCATTTATATCTCTCTTGTGTAAAAAATCTGTGATCGGAATGGATGCGAAAAGTTCCAGAGAATTTCCCGCACATTTGGCTTACAAAAAAAAGGCGTCTATTTCAAAAAAATTACATGCAATTGAAAGGCAAAAAAATCTTTTATCTTTCGCTTTAAATTACGAATCAGATTTATCCAAGCATGATTATGGTATAGAAAAAACAAATTTTCTTAAATCTAAAATAGACTTACCTAGCAATTATGCTATTTGTGTTCAAAATGCAAGTTGGCCAACTAAGCAATGGCCTATTAAGTATTGGAAAGAATTAATTACAAAATTACCACAAGATCTGAGTTTAATATTTCCTTCCGGCAATCAAATGGAACTCCAAAGAGCTGAAGAAATATGCAATGTATCATCAAAAGCAATGGCTTTAGATTTATTACCATTGAATGAAATTGCTTATCTTGTTGATCAAGCATCATTTGCAATATGTTCTGATACTGGACTTGCACACCTATCTGCAATTACAGAAACGCCTTCACTTACTCTTTATGGACCAACCAAAACTAGTTTGATCGGTACATATGGTATTAACCAGAATCATTTGGTAGCAAATAACTCTGATATGGAGGATATATCGGTTAGTGAGGTTTTAACCGAACTGAAAGAACTTAATCTTATTTGA
- a CDS encoding DsbA family oxidoreductase, which translates to MDKLRIDIVSDVVCPWCVIGFINLQKAMTQLSPKVEFEINWKPYELHPEIPENGYDKKLYMQQRFGDLSGKASPYKQIEKIGKSLGFDFNFSKSERIPNTFNAHRLLWKAREFGIQTELSEALFKCYFTEGKDIGSKEVLLEVATKAGMDSKMIQLFLDSKEGGQETADEEMNFIEKSIGAVPTYFINEKYIIQGGQEPETFVSFLNKILIKEKQNEVSG; encoded by the coding sequence ATGGATAAGTTAAGAATTGATATTGTATCTGATGTTGTCTGTCCTTGGTGCGTCATAGGTTTCATAAATTTGCAAAAAGCAATGACTCAACTAAGTCCTAAAGTTGAGTTTGAAATAAACTGGAAACCATATGAACTTCACCCTGAAATTCCTGAAAACGGATATGACAAAAAACTTTATATGCAACAAAGGTTTGGTGATTTGTCAGGTAAAGCCTCTCCTTATAAACAAATTGAGAAAATAGGAAAATCTCTTGGATTTGACTTTAATTTTTCTAAATCTGAACGAATTCCAAATACTTTCAATGCTCATAGACTTTTATGGAAGGCTAGAGAATTCGGAATACAAACAGAGCTCTCGGAAGCTCTTTTTAAATGTTACTTCACAGAAGGTAAAGATATTGGATCTAAGGAAGTACTTTTGGAAGTGGCCACAAAGGCAGGTATGGATTCCAAAATGATACAATTATTTTTAGATTCAAAAGAGGGTGGCCAAGAAACAGCTGATGAGGAAATGAATTTTATTGAGAAAAGCATTGGGGCTGTCCCAACATACTTCATCAATGAAAAATATATTATTCAGGGCGGTCAAGAACCCGAAACCTTCGTTTCTTTTCTTAATAAAATACTGATCAAAGAAAAACAAAATGAGGTTTCTGGATAA
- the trpS gene encoding tryptophan--tRNA ligase: MTVKQKVLTGITTSGTPHLGNLVGAILPAIEASKGNDTSSFLFLADYHSLIKNSDSKLTHESSFEIAACWLACGLDPKKVTFYRQSDIPHIFELAWILGCLTSKGLLNRAHAYKAAVSDNEMSGAKDVDKGITMGLFNYPILMAADILMFGADIVPVGQDQKQHIEMTRDIALRFNHHYGDLLTPPEAKISKLTGVLPGIDGRKMSKSYNNTIPIFSDEGSLKKTIMKIKTNSLEPGVPKDITDCNIFAIFKAIAKENDVKSFQQMYEEGIGWGDAKTYLFDNLSLFLSSYKKEYLKIIKDRDYVESVLKEGANKALEVSTPLIEDIRNSVGIRGF; the protein is encoded by the coding sequence GTGACAGTAAAACAAAAAGTTTTAACAGGAATTACAACAAGCGGCACGCCGCATTTAGGTAATCTAGTTGGTGCAATACTTCCTGCAATTGAAGCAAGTAAAGGTAATGACACTTCTTCTTTTTTGTTTTTAGCAGATTATCATTCATTGATAAAAAACTCAGATTCTAAGCTCACTCATGAATCAAGTTTTGAAATAGCTGCATGTTGGCTGGCTTGTGGACTCGATCCAAAAAAAGTGACCTTTTATCGTCAATCTGATATTCCTCATATATTTGAATTAGCTTGGATACTTGGCTGTTTAACATCAAAAGGACTCTTAAACAGGGCTCATGCTTATAAAGCAGCCGTATCAGATAATGAAATGAGTGGAGCAAAGGATGTGGATAAAGGAATAACCATGGGTTTATTTAATTATCCTATTTTGATGGCCGCAGATATATTGATGTTCGGTGCAGACATAGTACCGGTTGGACAAGACCAGAAACAGCACATTGAAATGACTAGGGACATAGCACTCAGGTTCAATCATCACTACGGAGACTTATTAACACCTCCTGAAGCAAAGATAAGTAAACTTACTGGAGTATTACCTGGAATAGATGGCAGAAAGATGAGTAAGTCATATAACAATACGATTCCAATTTTTTCTGATGAAGGTTCCTTGAAAAAGACGATTATGAAGATCAAGACTAATTCTCTTGAACCAGGAGTTCCAAAAGATATTACAGATTGTAATATTTTTGCGATCTTTAAAGCTATCGCGAAAGAAAACGATGTAAAGAGCTTTCAGCAAATGTACGAGGAAGGCATTGGCTGGGGAGATGCAAAGACGTATCTTTTTGATAACCTTTCTTTATTTTTGTCTTCTTATAAAAAAGAATATCTAAAGATAATAAAAGATAGAGATTATGTTGAGTCTGTTTTAAAAGAAGGAGCCAATAAAGCATTGGAGGTCTCAACACCACTCATAGAGGATATAAGGAATTCTGTAGGTATTAGAGGGTTTTAA
- a CDS encoding 2OG-Fe(II) oxygenase, which produces MRFLDKKNINAAIVEKEVFPFFHTENAFIKSLDPEHIIDDFPNITSGGSYPVNDLVAGPLKELVAELEGTEFKNILENKLNVDLTDAQVITTLRGFSRLKDGQIHTDSKTKILTVLLYLNLNWDSHIGNLRLLNENNNLNNYIKEISSSFGNLVAFKVTENCWHGFEPFEGKRLSIQLNYVYPDALKTHSLRHTVSSFFKKLTPRKKI; this is translated from the coding sequence ATGAGGTTTCTGGATAAAAAAAATATCAATGCTGCAATAGTTGAAAAAGAGGTTTTTCCTTTCTTTCACACTGAAAATGCATTTATCAAGAGTCTAGACCCTGAGCATATCATTGACGACTTTCCAAATATAACTTCTGGAGGCAGTTATCCTGTGAATGATCTGGTTGCAGGGCCTCTGAAAGAACTGGTTGCAGAGCTTGAGGGAACAGAATTTAAAAATATCTTAGAGAATAAATTGAATGTTGATCTCACAGACGCACAAGTAATTACAACTTTAAGAGGATTTTCAAGATTGAAGGATGGACAAATACATACAGATTCAAAAACAAAAATACTTACAGTTTTGCTTTACTTAAACCTAAATTGGGATAGTCATATTGGAAACCTTAGATTATTAAATGAAAACAATAATTTAAATAATTATATTAAAGAGATTTCTTCTAGTTTCGGTAATTTAGTTGCTTTTAAAGTTACTGAGAATTGTTGGCATGGTTTTGAGCCCTTTGAAGGTAAAAGGCTCTCCATTCAATTGAATTACGTATATCCAGACGCCCTAAAGACGCATAGTTTAAGGCACACAGTAAGCTCTTTTTTTAAGAAGTTAACTCCTAGGAAAAAAATCTGA
- a CDS encoding phytanoyl-CoA dioxygenase family protein — MEIKEFTKSYIEKSSPDEDRLFKDFLDSKEPYTSIFTNNPWLRPPDFKNPLKFDGQYWDTTVGRKHPFWKTKKLPSPTKEIKQIRKDFKKWGYALIEDGMSQDQCRIFMERLLEQAEGEKLAGVKSMTPSGQYVHTLINKGEVFRKCIEQDTDAVQAGILIEKFLNETLGDGWICHSFLANGAEKGFYPQVLHLDQSPLSPWITEDAPALVNTLYIPQDVNEDNGGTLIIPGSHKNIIKAGSNGKVGKLNPAINLEAKAGTIMLFDGRLLHGTGVNKTDKIRFVAAMSNVKSWMRSQENWIISVDPEIIKSASPKLLHRMGMQAATYGGTIEGFGMGASGRINESFGSIKHFREAFDAGEYIRVGELSPHSSKKDLNKKYTLKDAIKAAKSSN; from the coding sequence ATGGAAATTAAAGAATTTACAAAATCTTATATAGAAAAATCATCACCAGATGAAGATAGACTTTTTAAAGATTTTTTGGATTCGAAGGAACCTTATACTTCAATTTTTACAAATAATCCTTGGCTTAGACCGCCTGACTTTAAAAACCCTTTAAAATTTGATGGTCAATATTGGGATACTACAGTAGGACGAAAACATCCCTTTTGGAAGACAAAAAAACTTCCTTCGCCAACAAAAGAAATAAAACAAATTAGAAAAGATTTTAAGAAATGGGGATATGCACTTATCGAAGATGGTATGTCTCAAGATCAGTGTCGAATATTCATGGAGAGACTTCTTGAGCAAGCCGAAGGCGAAAAGTTAGCTGGCGTAAAAAGTATGACTCCCTCTGGGCAATATGTTCATACTCTTATAAACAAAGGTGAAGTATTTAGAAAATGTATCGAACAAGATACAGATGCAGTTCAAGCAGGAATTTTGATAGAGAAATTTCTCAATGAAACTTTAGGTGATGGATGGATATGTCATAGTTTTTTAGCCAATGGTGCCGAGAAAGGATTTTACCCACAAGTTTTGCATTTAGATCAAAGTCCTTTATCTCCGTGGATCACCGAAGATGCTCCTGCTCTCGTCAATACACTTTATATTCCTCAAGATGTAAATGAAGATAATGGGGGCACGTTAATAATCCCTGGTAGTCATAAAAATATAATTAAAGCAGGAAGTAATGGAAAGGTCGGCAAACTTAATCCTGCTATAAATCTAGAAGCAAAAGCAGGAACTATTATGCTGTTCGACGGAAGGTTACTTCATGGAACTGGAGTCAATAAAACAGACAAAATACGATTTGTTGCAGCAATGTCTAATGTTAAATCTTGGATGCGCTCTCAGGAAAATTGGATTATTTCTGTTGATCCAGAAATAATAAAGAGTGCTAGTCCTAAACTTTTGCATAGAATGGGAATGCAAGCTGCGACTTATGGCGGTACTATTGAGGGATTTGGAATGGGAGCTTCAGGTCGAATTAATGAATCCTTTGGAAGTATTAAGCATTTTAGAGAAGCTTTTGATGCGGGAGAATATATTCGAGTAGGTGAATTATCGCCTCATTCAAGTAAAAAAGATCTAAATAAAAAGTATACTCTTAAAGATGCTATTAAAGCAGCAAAATCATCTAATTAG